In Populus alba chromosome 1, ASM523922v2, whole genome shotgun sequence, a single window of DNA contains:
- the LOC118034884 gene encoding uncharacterized protein → MASVLTFACSVPAPVRASSGSPRTPDPYGKKSSSSTWWSPLFGWSSSPDYLNGNSSAGGTGDDVPDKESGLSGSDQEPGRPRSRFALGSFTEEKAKQLRRKTLEGSTFHDMMYHSAIASRLALDGSGRQEK, encoded by the coding sequence ATGGCCTCTGTACTCACTTTCGCTTGCTCCGTCCCAGCTCCAGTCCGGGCATCATCCGGATCTCCCAGGACACCCGACCCGTATGGCAAGAAATCCAGTTCTTCAACCTGGTGGTCCCCGCTTTTTGGTTGGTCTTCCTCTCCTGATTACCTTAACGGCAATAGTAGTGCTGGTGGCACAGGCGATGATGTACCCGATAAGGAATCCGGGTTATCGGGTTCGGACCAGGAACCAGGTCGACCCAGATCGAGGTTCGCCCTTGGATCGTTCACTGAAGAGAAAGCGAAGCAGCTTAGAAGGAAGACTTTGGAGGGCAGTACGTTCCACGATATGATGTATCACTCGGCGATCGCGTCTCGTCTGGCTTTGGATGGATCGGGTCGGCAGGAGAAGTAA
- the LOC118034901 gene encoding protein DUF642 L-GALACTONO-1,4-LACTONE-RESPONSIVE GENE 2-like, with translation MPSISFLPLSPCKLNAMYRATVLLVSLCITWQVALSVTDGLLPNGDFEYGPKPSEMKGTVVTAKNAIPNWEISGFIEYIKSGHKQGDMVLVVPVGAYAVRLGNEASIKQKVKVTQGEFYSVTFNVARTCAQEEKLNLSVSPNSEPRDWGILPMQTMYSSNGWDAYAWAFHADGPEVEISIHNPGVEEDAACGPLVDSVALKLLSNPKRARDNLLKNGNFEEGPYMFPNTDWGVLIPPHIEDDQCPLPGWIVDSLKAVKYIESEHFAVPEGKRAVELIAGKESAISQIVKTIINKIYVLTFNVGDTRNSCVGSMVVEVYAGKDRTQVPYESKGKGGFKRAKFVFKAVSNHTRITFLSSFYTMKSDNSGSLCGPVLDDVKLVSVRNPRRHL, from the exons ATGCCTAGCATCTCcttcctccctctctctccctgtAAATTAAACGCAATGTACAGAGCCACCGTGCTGTTAGTGTCACTCTGCATCACCTGGCAAGTCGCGTTGTCAGTCACCGATG GTTTATTGCCCAATGGAGACTTCGAGTACGGGCCAAAGCCATCGGAGATGAAAGGAACGGTGGTGACAGCCAAGAATGCAATTCCTAACTGGGAAATTTCCGGCTTCATCGAGTACATTAAATCAGGGCATAAACAAGGTGACATGGTGCTAGTAGTGCCTGTTGGAGCTTACGCAGTCAGATTAGGGAACGAAGCATCAATTAAGCAAAAAGTTAAGGTCACACAAGGCGAGTTCTACTCTGTAACCTTCAATGTGGCTCGCACCTGTGCCCAAGAGGAGAAACTAAACTTGTCTGTTTCACCAAATTCGGAGCCAAGAGATTGGGGAATCTTGCCAATGCAAACAATGTATAGCAGCAATGGATGGGATGCCTATGCATGGGCTTTCCATGCTGACGGACCTGAGGTTGAGATCTCCATCCACAACCCTGGTGTGGAGGAGGATGCCGCCTGCGGCCCACTTGTTGATTCCGTCGCGTTAAAGCTTTTGTCCAATCCTAAGCGTGCCAGAG ACAACCTGTTAAAGAATGGGAATTTTGAGGAGGGTCCGTATATGTTTCCCAACACAGACTGGGGTGTCCTAATCCCTCCCCACATTGAAGATGATCAATGTCCTCTACCTGGATGGATAGTTGACTCTCTCAAGGCAGTAAAGTACATAGAGAGCGAGCACTTTGCAGTCCCGGAGGGAAAAAGAGCTGTTGAACTTATAGCAGGAAAAGAGAGTGCTATCTCGCAAATTGTGAAGACCATAATCAATAAGATCTACGTCCTCACATTCAATGTTGGTGACACCAGGAACTCATGCGTGGGATCAATGGTTGTAGAGGTATATGCTGGCAAGGACAGAACTCAAGTTCCTTATGAATCTAAGGGAAAAGGAGGGTTCAAGCGTGCCAAGTTCGTGTTCAAGGCCGTGTCAAATCACACAAGAATTACATTTCTTAGCTCATTTTACACCATGAAAAGTGACAACTCTGGTTCTCTATGTGGCCCGGTATTAGATGATGTGAAGCTGGTTAGTGTTCGAAATCCAAGGCGTCATCTGTGA
- the LOC118034900 gene encoding boron transporter 4-like: MEYMKTPFRGILNDVKGRIACYKQDWVAGIHSGFGILAPTTYIFFASALPVIAFGEQLSRDTDGSLSTVETLASTALCGIIHSILGGQPLLLLGVAEPTVIMYTYLYNFAKGREHLGQKLFLAWAGWVCVWTAVLLFLLAIFNACAIINRFTRLAGELFGMLIAVLFIQEAIKGMVSEFEVPKSEDPKLDKYQFHWLYTNGLLGIIFTFGLLYTALKSRRARAWWYGTGWFRSFIADYGVPLMVVAWTGLSFSTPSKVPSGIPRRLFSPLPWDSASLHHWTVIKDMGNVPPAYIFAAFIPAVMIAGLYFFDHSVASQMAQQKEFNLKNPSAYHYDILLLGFMTLLCGLIGLPPSNGVLPQSPMHTKSLAVLKRQLIRRKMVASAKESIKQKASNSEIYGNMQAVFIEIDSIPINAVVKELEDLKEAVMKGEDPNDTFDPEKHIDAYLPVRVNEQRVSNFLQSLLVAASVCAMPAIKLIPTSVLWGYFAYMAIDSLPGNQFWERILLLFIAPGRRYKVLEGIHASFVESTPFKYIAIFTIFQFVYFLVCFGVTWIPIARILFPLPFFILISIRQHILPKLFRPNHLRELDAAEYEEITGAPRLSVSFSFKERQAPVLGNEEGEMCDAEILDELTTSRGELKFRTVSFREENATQVCSNGAVQPE; this comes from the exons ATGGAGTACATGAAAACCCCATTTAGAGGTATCCTAAACGATGTTAAAGGAAGAATAGCTTGCTATAAACAAGATTGGGTTGCTGGAATTCATTCTGGATTCGG TATACTAGCACCAACTACATATATCTTCTTCGCTTCAGCCCTCCCTGTTATTGCCTTCGGAGAGCAACTTAGTAGAGATACAG ATGGAAGCTTGAGCACAGTAGAAACATTAGCTTCTACTGCTCTTTGTGGCATCATACACTCAATACTTGGTGGCCAACCTCTTTTACTTTTAGGAGTTGCAGAGCCAACTGTTATAATGTACACTTATTTGTACAACTTTGCTAAAGGAAGGGAACATTTAGGACAAAAACTCTTCTTGGCTTGGGCTGGATG GGTTTGTGTCTGGACAGCTGTTTTGCTGTTTCTTCTTGCAATATTCAATGCTTGTGCTATAATCAATCGGTTTACTCGGTTAGCAGGCGAACTTTTTGGCATGCTGATCGCTGTTTTATTCATCCAAGAGGCTATCAAG GGCATGGTCAGCGAGTTTGAAGTTCCCAAATCTGAGGACCCGAAGTTAGATAAGTATCAATTTCATTGGCTTTACACTAATGGACTTTTGGGTATCATATTCACTTTTGGACTTCTTTACACTGCCTTAAAAAGTAGAAGGGCAAGAGCATGGTGGTATGGCACAG GGTGGTTTAGAAGTTTCATTGCAGACTATGGTGTTCCTTTAATGGTTGTGGCATGGACAGGACTTTCATTTAGCACACCAAGCAAAGTTCCTTCAGGGATTCCCAGAAGACTTTTTAGCCCTCTTCCATGGGACTCTGCATCCTTACATCACTGGACTGTCATCAAG GATATGGGAAATGTCCCTCCAGCATACATCTTTGCTGCATTTATTCCCGCTGTGATGATAGCAGGGCTCTACTTTTTTGACCACAGTGTTGCATCCCAGATGGCACAGCAAAAGGAGTTCAATCTTAAAAATCCTTCTGCGTACCATTATGACATCTTGCTACTGGGCTTTATG ACTTTGCTTTGTGGATTAATTGGGCTACCTCCTTCTAATGGTGTTCTACCACAGTCTCCTATGCATACTAAGAGCCTTGCTGTCCTCAAAAGACAG TTGATTCGAAGGAAGATGGTGGCAAGTGCCAAAGAAAGCATCAAACAGAAAGCTAGCAACTCTGAAATCTATGGCAATATGCAAGCTGTGTTCATTGAAATAGACAGCATTCCAATT AATGCAGTAGTTAAAGAGCTGGAAGACCTGAAAGAGGCAGTCATGAAAGGAGAAGATCCAAATGATACGTTTGATCCTGAGAAGCACATTGATGCCTACTTGCCTGTCCGAGTTAATGAGCAAAGAGTTAGCAATTTTCTTCAGTCTCTACTTGTGGCAGCATCAGTATGTGCTATGCCTGCAATAAAGCTGATTCCGACATCAGTACTTTGGGGATATTTTGCTTACATGGCAATTGACAGTCTTCCTGGGAACCAGTTCTGGGAGAGAATTCTACTTCTATTCATTGCACCTGGCCGGCGCTATaa GGTCCTGGAGGGGATTCATGCTTCCTTTGTGGAATCAACTCCATTCAAATACATCGCCATATTTACCATCTTCCAATTTGTCTATTTCCTGGTCTGTTTTGGTGTGACCTGGATTCCGATAGCCAGAATCTTGTTCCCCCTGCCGTTCTTTATTCTCATCAGCATCAGACAGCACATCCTTCCTAAGTTGTTCCGTCCAAATCATTTGCGGGAACTAGATGCAGCCGAATATGAGGAGATTACCGGCGCCCCACGACTTTCTGTCAGCTTCTCTTTCAAG GAACGACAAGCACCTGTTCTTGGAAATGAGGAAGGCGAAATGTGTGATGCTGAGATATTAGACGAGCTAACTACCAGCAGAGGGGAGTTAAAGTTTAGAACTGTAAGCTTCAGGGAAGAGAATGCTACTCAG GTCTGTTCCAATGGTGCTGTCCAACCAGAATGA
- the LOC118034904 gene encoding uncharacterized protein codes for MDKKKVAVPLVCHGHSRPVVDLFYSPVTPDGFFLISASKDSSPMLRNGETGDWIGTFEGHKGAVWSCCLDTNALRAASGSADFSAKLWDALTGDELQSFEHKHIVRACAFSEDTHLLLTGGFEKILRIFDLNRPDAPPREVDNSPGSIRTVAWLHSDQTILSSCADIGGVRLWDIRSGKIVQTLETKSPVTSAEVSQDGRYITTADGSTVKFWDANHFGLVKSYDMPCNVESASLEPKFGNKFVAGGEDMWIHVFDFHTGEQIVFNQARK; via the exons ATGGACAAGAAGAAGGTGGCTGTGCCATTAGTGTGCCATGGACATTCACGTCCTGTTGTGGATTTGTTTTACAGTCCTGTCACTCCTGATGGCTTCTTTCTCATTAGTGCTAGCAAGG ATTCTAGTCCCATGTTGAGAAATGGGGAGACTGGTGATTGGATAGGAACCTTTGAAGGGCACAAAGGTGCAGTGTGGAGTTGCTGCCTGGACACTAATGCTTTGCGTGCAGCATCTGGCTCTGCTGATTTCTCTGC GAAATTGTGGGATGCATTGACAGGGGATGAATTACAGTCTTTTGAGCATAAGCATATTGTTCGAGCATGCGCCTTTTCAGAG GATACTCACCTTCTACTTACTGGTGGATTTGAGAAAATTCTTCGCATATTTGACTTGAATCGTCCAGATGCACCCCCAAGAGAAGTTGACAATTCACCAGGTTCAATCAGAACTGTTGCATGGCTTCACAGTGATCAGACCATATTAAGTTCTTGTGCTGATATTGGTGGTGTGAG GTTATGGGACATACGAAGTGGCAAAATTGTTCAAACACTTGAAACAAAGTCACCTGTAACAAGTGCTGAAGTGAGTCAGGATGGTCGTTATATAACTACTGCTGATGGATCTACAGTTAAATTTTGGGATGCGAATCA tTTTGGATTGGTGAAAAGCTATGACATGCCATGCAATGTGGAATCAGCTTCATTGGAACCAAAATTTGGCAATAAGTTTGTTGCTGGAGGAGAAGACATGTGGATCCATGTGTTTGATTTCCATACTGGAGAACAGATTG TCTTCAACCAGGCGAGAAAATGA
- the LOC118034902 gene encoding protein DUF642 L-GALACTONO-1,4-LACTONE-RESPONSIVE GENE 2-like, whose product MPNISFLPLSPCKLNAMYRATVLLVSLCITWQVALSVTDGLLPNGDFEYGPKPSEMKGTVVTAKNAIPNWEISGFIEYIKSGHKQGDTVLVVPVGAYAVGLGNEASIKQKVKVTQGEFYSVTFNVARTCAQEEKLNLSVSPNSEPRDWGILPMQTMYSSNGWDAYAWAFHADGPEVEISIHNPGVEEDAACGPLVDSVALKLVSNPKRARDNLLKNGNFEEGPYMFPNTDWGVLIPPHIEDDQCPLPGWIVDSLKAVKYIDSEHFAVPEGKRAVELIAGKESALSQIVKTIINKIYVLTFNVGDTRNSCVGSMVVEVYAGKDRTQVPYESKGKGGFKRAKFVFKAVSNHTRITFLSSFYTMKSDNSGSLCGPVLDDVKLVSVRNPRRHL is encoded by the exons ATGCCTAACATCTCcttcctccctctctctccctgtAAATTAAACGCAATGTACAGAGCCACCGTGCTGTTAGTGTCACTCTGCATCACCTGGCAAGTCGCGTTGTCAGTCACCGATG GTTTATTGCCCAATGGAGACTTCGAGTACGGGCCAAAGCCATCGGAAATGAAAGGAACGGTGGTGACAGCCAAGAATGCAATTCCTAACTGGGAAATTTCCGGCTTCATCGAGTACATTAAATCAGGGCATAAACAAGGTGACACGGTGCTAGTAGTGCCTGTTGGAGCTTACGCAGTCGGATTAGGGAACGAAGCATCAATTAAGCAAAAAGTTAAGGTCACACAAGGCGAGTTCTACTCTGTAACCTTCAATGTGGCTCGCACTTGTGCCCAAGAGGAGAAACTAAACTTGTCTGTTTCACCAAATTCGGAGCCAAGAGATTGGGGAATCTTGCCAATGCAAACAATGTATAGCAGCAATGGATGGGATGCCTATGCATGGGCTTTCCATGCTGACGGACCTGAGGTTGAGATCTCCATCCACAACCCTGGTGTGGAGGAGGATGCCGCCTGCGGCCCACTTGTTGATTCCGTCGCGTTAAAGCTTGTGTCCAATCCTAAGCGTGCCAGAG ACAACCTGTTAAAGAATGGGAATTTTGAGGAGGGTCCGTATATGTTTCCCAACACAGACTGGGGTGTCCTAATCCCTCCCCACATTGAAGATGATCAATGTCCTCTACCTGGATGGATAGTTGACTCTCTCAAGGCAGTAAAGTACATAGATAGCGAGCACTTTGCAGTCCCAGAGGGAAAAAGAGCTGTAGAACTTATAGCAGGAAAAGAGAGTGCTCTCTCGCAAATTGTGAAGACCATAATCAATAAGATCTACGTCCTCACATTCAATGTTGGTGACACCAGGAACTCATGCGTGGGATCAATGGTTGTAGAGGTATATGCTGGCAAGGACAGAACTCAAGTTCCTTATGAATCTAAGGGCAAAGGAGGGTTCAAGCGTGCCAAGTTCGTGTTCAAGGCCGTGTCAAATCACACAAGAATTACATTTCTTAGCTCATTTTACACCATGAAAAGTGACAACTCTGGTTCTCTATGTGGCCCGGTATTAGATGATGTGAAGCTGGTTAGTGTTCGAAATCCAAGGCGTCATCTGTGA
- the LOC118034898 gene encoding boron transporter 4: protein MEYMKTPFRGILNDVKGRIACYKQDWVAGIHSGFGILAPTTYIFFASALPVIAFGEQLSRDTDGSLSTVETLASTALCGIIHSILGGQPLLLLGVAEPTVIMYTYLYKFAKGRELLGQKLFLAWAGWVCVWTAVLLFLLAIFNACAIINRFTRLAGELFGMLIAVLFIQEAIKGMVSEFEVPKSEDPKLDKYQFHWLYTNGLLGIIFTFGLLYTALKSRRARAWWYGTGWFRSFIADYGVPLMVVAWTGLSFSTPSKVPSGVPRRLFSPLPWDSASLHHWTVIRDMGNVPPAYIFAAFIPALMIAGLYFFDHSVASQMAQQKEFNLKNPTAYHYDILLLGFMTLLCGLIGLPPSNGVLPQSPMHTKSLAVLKRQLIRRKMVASAKESIKQKASSSEIYGNMQAVFVEIDSIPTNAVIKELEDLKEAVMKEEDPKDTFDPEKHIDAYLPVRVNEQRVSNFLQSLLLAASVCAVPAIKLIPTSVLWGYFAYMAIDSLPGNQFWERMLLLFIAPGRRYKVLEGIHASFVESTPFKYIAIFTIFQFVYFLVCFGVTWIPIAGILFPLPFFILISIRQHILPKLFRPNHLRELDAAEYEEITGAPRLSVNFSFKERQAPVLGNVEGEMCDAEILDELTTSRGELKLRTVSFREENATQVSSNGAVQPE, encoded by the exons ATGGAGTACATGAAAACCCCATTTAGAGGTATCCTAAACGATGTTAAAGGAAGAATAGCCTGCTATAAACAAGATTGGGTTGCTGGAATTCATTCTGGATTCGG TATACTAGCACCAACTACATATATCTTCTTCGCTTCAGCCCTTCCTGTTATTGCCTTCGGAGAGCAACTTAGCAGAGATACAG ATGGAAGCTTGAGCACAGTAGAAACATTAGCTTCTACTGCTCTTTGTGGCATCATACACTCAATACTTGGTGGCCAACCTCTTTTACTTTTAGGAGTTGCAGAGCCAACTGTTATAATGTACACTTATTTGTACAAATTTGCTAAAGGAAGGGAACTTTTAGGACAAAAACTCTTCTTGGCTTGGGCTGGATG GGTTTGTGTCTGGACAGCTGTTTTGCTGTTTCTTCTTGCAATATTCAATGCTTGTGCTATAATCAATCGGTTTACTCGGTTAGCAGGCGAACTTTTTGGCATGCTGATTGCTGTTTTATTCATCCAAGAGGCTATCAAG GGCATGGTCAGCGAGTTTGAAGTTCCCAAATCTGAGGACCCGAAGTTAGATAAGTATCAATTTCATTGGCTTTACACTAATGGGCTGTTGGGTATCATATTCACTTTTGGACTTCTTTACACTGCCTTAAAAAGTAGAAGGGCAAGAGCATGGTGGTATGGCACAG GGTGGTTTAGAAGTTTCATAGCAGACTATGGTGTTCCTTTAATGGTTGTGGCATGGACAGGACTTTCATTTAGCACACCAAGCAAAGTTCCTTCAGGGGTTCCCAGAAGACTTTTTAGCCCTCTTCCATGGGACTCTGCATCCTTACATCACTGGACTGTCATCAGG GATATGGGAAATGTCCCTCCAGCATACATCTTTGCTGCTTTTATTCCTGCTCTGATGATAGCAGGGCTCTACTTTTTTGACCACAGTGTTGCATCCCAGATGGCACAGCAAAAGGAGTTCAATCTTAAAAATCCTACTGCGTACCATTATGACATCTTGCTACTGGGCTTTATG ACTTTGCTTTGTGGATTAATTGGGCTACCTCCTTCTAATGGTGTTCTACCACAGTCTCCTATGCATACTAAGAGCCTTGCTGTCCTCAAAAGACAG TTGATTCGAAGGAAGATGGTGGCAAGTGCCAAAGAAAGCATCAAACAGAAAGCTAGCAGCTCTGAAATCTATGGCAATATGCAAGCTGTGTTCGTTGAAATAGACAGCATTCCAACT AATGCAGTAATTAAAGAGCTGGAAGACCTGAAAGAGGCAGTCATGAAAGAAGAAGATCCAAAGGATACGTTTGATCCTGAGAAGCACATTGATGCCTACTTGCCTGTCCGAGTTAATGAGCAAAGAGTTAGCAATTTTCTCCAGTCTCTACTTCTGGCAGCATCAGTATGTGCTGTGCCTGCAATAAAGCTGATTCCTACATCAGTACTTTGGGGATATTTTGCTTACATGGCAATTGACAGTCTTCCTGGGAACCAGTTCTGGGAGAGAATGCTACTTCTATTCATTGCCCCTGGCCGGCGCTACAa GGTCCTGGAGGGGATTCATGCTTCCTTTGTGGAATCAACTCCATTCAAATACATCGCCATATTTACCATCTTCCAATTTGTCTATTTCCTGGTCTGTTTTGGTGTGACCTGGATTCCGATAGCCGGAATCTTGTTCCCCCTGCCGTTCTTTATTCTCATCAGCATCAGACAGCACATCCTTCCTAAGTTGTTCCGTCCAAATCATTTGCGGGAACTAGATGCAGCCGAATATGAGGAGATTACCGGCGCCCCACGACTTTCTGTCAACTTCTCTTTCAAG GAACGACAAGCACCTGTTCTTGGAAATGTGGAAGGCGAAATGTGTGATGCTGAGATATTAGACGAGCTAACTACCAGCAGAGGGGAGTTAAAGCTTAGAACTGTAAGCTTCAGGGAAGAGAATGCTACTCAG GTCAGTTCCAATGGTGCTGTCCAACCAGAATGA